Within Coffea arabica cultivar ET-39 chromosome 4e, Coffea Arabica ET-39 HiFi, whole genome shotgun sequence, the genomic segment ttcttttaaggagagggATACGAATGGAAAGGCTAGTTTTCACATATGATCAATTAACTTTTGATAATATAATTGTCcattttcatgtttattttgcTGGAATCCTCTTTCGctggtcctttttttttcttggaacCTATCCTTCCAAATTCATATCATGTTAACAACTTGCTTGATGAGAAAAGTATAGCAGTCAATAACTTGACGTCTTGGACTTTGCCCCTTGTCCTGTTACGCCCTAATATGCTCTCAGTTTTTTCGGTTTTTGTGATCTATAGGAAGTTCCAATTCTCAACCCAATATATCTCATGTTGGGTGCATCCTTTGGTTCAGCAGCAAAAGGTACAGGGCTGAAGGCACTCGAATTTGCACTCTCCATCTGTGATAGTGTAGACATGTATGGTTTTACTGTTGATCCTGGCTATAAAGAGTGGTATGTTGTGACTGAGACACTTGTAAGAGTGGAATTTGGTAGTTCATTGATTTTTAACAATCGTAAGATAGTATTAACTCATGAGTATATCAAACTTCATTTTAGGACGCGATATTTCTCCGAGTCTCGACAAGGTCATACTCCTCTCCAGGGCAGGGCTTATTACCAAATGATGGAATGTCTGGGAGTAAGTCTATAGATTCTTTATCTTTCTAAATTCGAGTTCTTTTCCCTCCAAGTAAAGAATTGCCTTAAGACAATCAAACTGATTTGAGATATGTTTTAATTTTCAAGCTTTTGCAATATAGACTTCATATATGTATCATATGTAGTTATTCTGTTTACTTTTGCCAATAGTGTGTGGTCTGTGAATTAAAATGCGTGAATGCCAAACAACACTGGGCAAAGTGAATCATTCTCCAGGGAAAACTGCTTGCTTGGAAGATGAACATGATTACCAGAATCATATCTATCACTCTGTCATGCTTTAATGTGTGTTTCTCGAGGATATTCCTTTGTTGAtcacttccattttttttttatgtaagcTTATCAGAATTCATTCACCAATGCGTGCCAATCCTAATCGTGCTGTGAAGTGGGTACCAGACCGTAGATTAATACTTGCTGCCAGAATTGCATCAGAGAAACTATTGAGGTAACCTAACTTTCAGTTGTTTCCTTCTCTTTATCATCTCTATGGTTAGTTTTTGCAGTTGAACCTTTTCTTCTATCTTTCATAGTTTTAGGACttgttggaagaaaatgatGGAAGGCATCAGCATTTTTCTTGTTAAATGGCTCTCTACGGGCCTTTTGCTATTTGTCTGACAAGGTCTGTGCTAATACTTTCAATATACTAGGGGTGCTGACAACGGAAAGTTTGTTACTGGTTTAGGGTGTATGCTCTGTATTATGTGCCAAGGATCCTTATTATATTTCCCTtctttcaccattttctctagTTACATTAGGTTTAATGCTATCAACCATGGAACTCAGTTGGATCTCTTTGAATGCCTATACCCTCTTGTTTCTCTACTTCTTTCATTacaaatcaaatgctttcaaactAGTTATTGCAGCAGTTCTGTAATTCAGCATATTGCTCATGTGAATAGGAGGGTTGGGGCAGGATCTGGAGATCCACTCTCTGGGTGTTCCATTATCAAGAAGCAATCATCAAGAAAGGCTACAAGGGATTTGAGCATAAGAAGTGCAGTAATTGAGCATCAAAAATATGCAAAAGCTACCACTATGTATCCTTTGGAACATAATCCAGGACATGGTCTGCTTTGCACAGTTCCAAGAGATTGAGTTCATTGGTTGACTTCTGCGTATCAGGCTTTGACAACGCTGCATGAGATTTGGATGGTCGGGAAAATGAACTACCTGTTCTTTTACAGGCTGCAGAAGTGAAACTGCCATGTTCACTTATTTTTCATGGCACTCTCCCACTACCGCTAGTTGATAATGCAGATCATTTTGGTCAGTGAAATGCAGATTGTTTTGCTGTGGAGAGAATTTCGATGATTAGAGGGAAGGATATGATGAACGTTGGTGGCTACTGCTTCAGTTTTGGCGCTTGATTTCTGTTGCACTGGTTGTTACAGGTTTGATACTTGTACCCTTATTCGTCCATTGTTTCCTTAGCATAGCCGGTTCATTGCAACTAATACGAACAGCCTGACGTGTAAAACTCACACTTACGCCTGACATGTAAAACTCACACTTACGGATGTCACAGTACTATCTTAAATGTACACTGCCCTTAGTTCCCGATGtggatttttattttgttggattggTCAAAGGTTGAATGTTTAATTACTGCCTTGGGATTTTAGTTTCATGGATTAGATCTCACCTTCCCCTTTGATCAAATTGAAGGCAAATTATAGGCTCTCACTCGACGCTATCTGATTCAATCGGATTACAAAGGGGGGAGTTATTTACTCGCCAATGGATTTGCTTGTAGCTGTCAAAGCAATGAACACTTGCAAATGTAGTCCAAAGCAATTGTACGAGCACACAGCAAAATATTATTGATTCTAGAGCAAGTTTACTACTTCTCTGGGGGGAAAAATAAACCATAAAGGGCCTAAACCAATACCACCTGGCTGAAACTGCAGGGATTATCAGCGACTGGGAAAATCTTGTTGGTGCTTCAATTGAACATACAAGAATTAGAACTTTAACGTGACTTgatggaatcaaatttctacTCGAACTCAGCTACTTTGTACATTTCTTTTCCTACGCGGTTATGCTTATAAGCCCTTgtaaagttttatttttttttctttttcctagtCGCAATGATAATATTTGTTTAAGCTACTTTAACCTAGCCTAGGGAGAAAGTGAACCTAACCAGGAAGCCATTTGAAAGTGACAGTCACAATTAAGTGATTTTAAAATCTTGACCTCGCACTTCTGTCAAGGCTTTAAAGTCTTAATGGTTACCAAGAACCCAAGAGGTTGTTGGTTTTATAAGTCCTTGTAAACTTATCCAACATCAAGATTGATATAAGCTATAGTGAAATAATCGCAAGCAAGTTCTATGTTTGGATAGCTCAAATttgtcaaataatatttcgcttacatcataaatatattttttaattcactttttatatttataattatctttttattttacatgcATCACgtcacaaaaaatattacaataattatttcaaataatgctCTGTCCAAACACACGTGCAAGAATCCAGTACCAACCTGTCACCCTTATTATTCCCTCAATCAGTTAAttggagaaaattaagaatTTACAACATTCATTTTCTCACTCCATTTAACTATCGGGGTCGATCCAGCGGCTAGGGAGAAATTTTAAGGTAGCAAAAGGGGCTCAGAAGGCTGTAAGaggctaaaaaataaaaataaaaaaaaaatttctttcacaatcattcattcTTATCCCCTCTCTTCAAGAGCACGTGTCATCCGCCCCTTTACCAAAGTTTACTGAACAATAATTACATCACCACCCCCACTATAAATATGAATAAAACACCGTACATCATTCAATTAACATTAAAACCTCAGGCTGCCCAATACATCTCTTTCCTCTTTGAACTCTCTCTTTCTCACAATCTCAGCTGCATAACTCCCTCTTCAAACTACTGGTAGTAGTTACTTTTCACCTTTCCGatttcttcactttttccacAAATCCCAATTAAATTAATCAAACCCCAGAACCCCAGTCCTATACAGTTTAATCTAAAGTCAACATTTTCCCGGAGTAGTATATTTTATGCAGAGATTAGGGAGGCTGAAGAGTTAATTTTATAGGTGAGAATAATGGCCGAGCTAAACCCACTTGACGGACAAATTAACGGAGGCGGcggcggaggaggaggaggaggaaatgGGGAGACGATGGTGGGGACGGCGACGAAGCGGCAGAGAAGGCCGAGTGTGAGATTAGGCGACATTGGAGGCGACCCACCACTGGCGGCCTATGAACACCTGCACCAGCAACATAGGAGGGCCTCATCCAAGCAGCAGCTGCAGTATCAATGGAAGCAGCAGCAGAAAGGTTCGAGATTGAGAAATAATGAAACCCTAGCGGTGGATAAGAATGGGATTAGCAATAGCGAAGATGGGATTGAGGGTTTTGTTAATGAAGGCGAGGAAGGTAATGAAGGGGATATGGATTTGGATAGGGTTGCTATTGGGAGCTGGAAAACCTTTCGGGATTCGTCGATGAAATcgaagagggggagagggggTTCTATTAGGAAGAGGGTTAGGTCGAATTGGGTTTCGTCTAAAGTTGATGAAAGTGGGAAATTATTGACCAGTGGaggtgaaggggaaggggatgGGGAAGAGGGTTTTCATTTGGACAATGATGATGGGATGGATAGGGATTTTGCACGTGAAAACTCTGATGAGGAGGTGGACAGAAATGAGAGCCCAATTCGTTCTTTTGAGAATAATGATGCGGATATTGATGTGGATAGAGAAAGAGGGTTTTTGAAAGTAGGGGAGAAAAACAGGAGAGTGACTACTAGGGTTTCTGATGAAATGGAGGGGCCTAGTGATTCGGTAGAGAGAAATGGAGTGAAGGCTTGGTTGAACCAGTTGGGCTTAGGGAGATATGCCCCAGTTTTCGAGATTCATGAGGTGGATGATGAGGTTTTGCCAATGTTGACACTGGAGGATTTGAAGGATATGGGAATTAATGCTGTTGGGACGCGGAGGAAAATGTATTGCTCAATTCAGAAGCTCAATAAGGGATTCTCCTAGATGATGAAGTTTCTGGCATGTGGAAAGAGAAGATTTAGCATCAAGAGTTTACTAGGAGGGTTGGGCGGTCAGCAACCATTTGGGGGTATCTTCTTTGCAGCCTAACATAATAGTTTTGCAGAATTATGGTTTTTGTTTTATGAATTTCCCTagattttgtgttttttttctaATCGATGTCCGCTCATGGTATATATTGTTCTAGTTAGTCTTGACTTTGCTGAGGTAGTTCATAGTTAAGAGTATGCCAATAACTGTTTAACCGCAAGGTCAAACTGAGTGATGATAGATTTATGTGATAATAGTTGCTGTAACTTCTGTGATGAGACTCTCTTTTGCTTCAACAAAATTCTCCTCTCTTTTTATGGCTTTTTCTTCTGAACTAGTGCTTGTGATGGCTTTTTCTTCTGAACTAGTGCGTGTCCTCTGCATTATGCGTATTGTTCAACTTAAGTATGCTTTATGTTGctaatctttttatttcatactTAAGCACTAGAAACGAGTACCTttaatgcatatatatatagtaatcTTTGATTGAAAGTAATATGATTGAGATTGGGCCAGAATTAATAGCATCTTGAACTATTGTCATTTTCCGGTTTGTAGTCACATTATGACCACAGCAGTGTAGGCCAGAATATTTCAAGATTATGACTTGCGCAAGTTGATGAGCAAGTTCTCCCCTCCcccacaacaacaaaaaaaaaaaaaaaaaaaaacacacacacacaaaactTACAAACTTGTCTGCAGTAAAGAAGCTCACAAAGAGTCCTCTTCTTACTTGGCTCAGCTAGCGGCTGCTTGTCTGCTTTTAAGTGGTTCAGTTTCAGTTTCTTTGTGATTGTTGTGTGCACCACACTTAGGAGAATAATTTGGCTTGAAGATCAGGTTGCAATTTATTGCTACCAAAATGAATGAGGTGCCTTCTATGATTTTCTGTCGTAATTAGAATTTGGTTGCTCTGTGGGCAACATAAGCTGGAAATCAAATTTAGAGAGAATAAAACGTCCGCAATCTATTCTATTCTAGTGAGGGAGCCTAATTTTCATGTCCACTAGTTATAACAGAGCAAATGACTAGGCTCTAGGGATGTTTAAGGGATGTTTACCTGCTTAAGGGATGTTTAGCCTTGGACTAGGCTCTACAGATTTGTGATGAGTTGAGAAAACTGGGGATATAAATTGAAAGCCTTATTGTTTTTCCCTATAACCCGGTTCATTGTGCTGGTGCATGAGTGTGGGGTGTACTTATGATTGGATTCCTCTGATATTGAAGCCTGAAAGTATCCACGGCCAATAGACCTAACGAGTACAAAATTTTGTACATAGATGAGTTTTATTGGACCTTCCTAGACTcgacaattatttgcttttggcTACTAAATGGCGCTAATATGATCTTTGTGAGTTGGGATTGGTGTTAATATTTTGGAGCATTCTTGCATTACTGTTGCCTAAATTTCTGGTATGCGTTTCTCTTGTGACAAGGGAAGAAAAagagattcaaaaaaaaaaaatttgtttgtatATGAATGAGTGCCTTCAAACCTCCTCATAGCCTCTTCAGTTCTGCTTAGATATGCATGTCTAGATTTGGCTGCTTTTTAAGGTATTCTTCTATCGATGCATCGTATTCCAGTTACCATCTGGTTACAGTTTTTAAATCTCATTGTGGCTTTTTAACAATGTGTTCTTGATGAACCGAAATTTGGGCACTTTATTGCTTGAACAAAAGATTGTGAAcccaggtaataataattttgCTTGCGTTGGTGTTTCAATCCGGAGACGTGATTCTTTCTCTTTTGAGAGACTTTGAGCAAAGAAAGGCTGTACATGCAACACCAATAAAGATCCATCATCTAAACGTTTTCATGCTCAGCACATGGAACAATACTTGTTTGCATGTGTTGTGTCTGCACATGCACATTTGTTTTGTTTACAAATTGCAAGCATCATCCATCATACATACATACGTCTACTTATTGCTACTATTCTCACACGTGATACTGTAGTTATTTTCCAGAATATTAATTAAGAACGTGGACGGGGTACCAATTTTAGACAACAATAGAAAAGACCTGAAAGTCTGGTCCCAGATAAAAATGTGTTATGTTTCTGGTGACTCGAGTCATCTACTGAAGCCATTCGAATCAAAATTCTACATCATCCCTTAAAGATTGGCAACCAAGCGATTGATAAAGAGTTTTTTTGGAAACGTACGATATGTGGACGTTTTCTTACTGTTTTTCTTACAAAAAGCCAATAGTAAATTTGAACAGTAATGTTTTAACATTAGCATGATTTCGATCTCCCAAGAAAGCTACTTAAGAGTGTGTCTATGATCCAGGTCTGAACTCGCACAAGAACTGAAACACACTAGCCAAAGTATCATCTGGACGTACCGCCAATTATAGCAATACATAACCTGCGTATTTAATCTTAAAGTAACACTGTtgtactccaaaaaaaaaaaaagaaaaagaaaaaactaaccAAAAGTACAACTTGAACATCCGACATGAAAAGATACGGACCCTGTACACACAAATAGACAAAATTTAGCACCTCACACGAAGGTATCACTTATCAGCCAATCATAAATCGTGGTAGCCAGCACTGCGGAGAGCAATTGTAGAGCTCCTTCGCCCCCTCACTCTAACTTAACTCTGCCATCATCTTGCTGTTGTTTATCGGGTTCGGCGGGGAAGTATTTAATGCCTATTAGATCTCCTACTTTGCTGAAAACCTTTttccaaacaaaaaaaggaCAAATGAGTTTTCCGTATAGGATTTAGATACGTAAATCCGGTACACTGCAATTTAGCATCATAATATTGCCACATATTTTGATCCATCCACAATAATTTTGCAAATTAAAGGAATAAATGCTTTAAGAGTTAAAACTTTTAAAGCAGGTGCAAAAACACACGTGAAGGGACCGGGGACAAAAGAAAGAGATGATAGTAGATACTTCTAAGGCCACGACAGCcctcccaaaaagaaaaaaaaaaaaacctgtaaATGAGGTGCCCTATCGTCCTAGGTACAGGTGCAGGTATTAATAGTGCTAAATCAAAAGAATATAAATCTCAGAGATAGGGCCCCTACCTCTAAGGCTTTGATGAGATCTTCCCGTGTGTGTGAAGCAGAAATACAGATGCGAGCTCTAGCCAACAGCAAAGGTGTAGCTGGAAACGCAACCGTAACAACAGCCACCTGCAATAACAGAAAGTGCAAATAAGAACAAATATGGCCAGTAAAGCAAATTGGACAATCACAAAACAAGTGGCATTCCCATTGAAACTGTTATGTTGCTGCAATTCAAAACCTCCATTACAAATGTCAAAAGTTACACAATAAACCAAGGCGAAAAGGACAAAAAACCCTACCTGATTCTTGAGACACTCCCGTGAAAAAGCAGGTATTTTTGCCGGATTGTAGAGCATTACAGGCATTACAGGAGAATCATTATCTCCCAAAACCTCAAATCCCATTTTCTGTAGTTCAGAACGGAAAAAGTTGCTATTCTCGCGTATTCTTGCTAGCTTTTGAGCGCCTACAAGAGCCATGACAACATTAATGCAGTTACCAAAAATAAATATGGCCAGATGCAACAAGCTTGAGAAGACAATAGATATGATCCAGCGCAGGAAAGTCTCCTACCTCTGCTAGTACCATCCTCCCCAAGGATGACCCTTATGGCAGAAATAATTTGTTGGGCAGCTGGAGGAGAAATCGATGTAGCATACAGATGAGCAGGGCAAGAATACTTCATATATTGAATAAGTTCCTACAAGTACAACATGAAATGTTAGCCTTCATAAAAAGGAAACCTGCTACACAGTAAATAATATTTGCACCAACCAGTGCAAAATAATACAATGAGATATTGCCCGAAGACTGAAAACTTGCTTTTTCTAATAATGCTACAAAACCATGGAAAGCATAATTTAGGACAATAAGACTCAATCTTGTTCAACAAAATTATATCAATCCTCTTCCATGGTCTAACTCTGTTCATTTCGACAACTACGTTAAAACACAGTCGTCATCAAGAATCATTCACGATGCAATTGTGATTTATTTTGTGCCCTCTGGGAGGTTGATGTGCATGTGGCAGGTTAATTCTtcaatgaagtgaaatttgtTCTCACAAACACTGCGTGCGAAGTTATAGATCTCTATCAGAATGATGCTCAAAACCAACCTTAGACCCTGCAATATAACCACCACATGACCCAAACGATTTTGTGAAAGTTCCCATCAAAATATCCACATCTGCTGTATCAACTCCCAATAGCTCACAAACACCCCTCCCTGTTTTGCCAATTGCCCCAATGCTGTGAGCCTCATCCAAGTAAACATACGCCTGAAAGAGTATTGAGTTAGAAACAAAGAGTAAAAAATTGACCCTTGGCCTAGAAACAAAGAGTAGAACAAATTTGACTGTCAGTAAAACTGATAATATAAGAGAATCAGAAAGCAAGAAGATGAAATACTATACAATTAACCATATGaaagagaaattaaaaaaacaaaGGCTAGTATAGATGGAGATGCAATTAAAAGAAGTTCTCAACCAATCACGAAAAAAGAATGTGATGCAACaaatagaaaaacaagaaaacagaAACAAACTAGAACAGATCTCTTTCGATGAACCAGAAGATTTATATTATTGACAAGCCACATCTCTACTTCTTGATAACTttattgggtagaaaaattttctaatcaattccttgtaaaagttttttttttctccagaTAACGGACTTGTTTACGCCAAGACAATGCAAGACTTCTCATGCCTCGTTCTACCTAGAGCACAAAATCTCAAACAAGAGTTCCATCAAAAAGATGCATTACCCTATACTTTTTGCATATGGCAACAATCTCTGGAAGTTTGCAGAGTTCCCCTTCCATGCTGTATATTCCCTCCACTAAAACCATAATCTTTTTCCAAGGTCTATGTGTCCTTGGTTGCCCCTCAGCAATTTGTTCTCTTAGGACTTTCTCCAGATGGTCAGGCACTATAGAACGTATGGCATAAAAATATATTCTATATTAGCATGCagtacaaaaagaaaaacaaaaggtgcCCACAGAAACTTACTATTATGTTGGAAAACACGAACGGTGGCCCCTGACCCTCGAGCACCATTGACTATGGAATTGTGGTTAAGAGAATCACTGATAATCAAGCCTCCCTGTGAGTAAGCATGTTAATTGTGAGGACACAAAAGAGCACAAAACATATAACTGCATCTTACAGAAGACAGAAGACAGAAAGTaccatttttaagaaaattgtTATACCTTCCCAATCAAGGCAGGGAGAACAGCTGAGTTTGTTACGTAACCCATACCGAAAACAATAGCAGCTGGCTTTCCAACAAAATTTGCCACAACCTCTTCCAATTCATTGTGAAGCGTTGTTGTACCTGATCATGAAAATTCATTAGTTAAAGAACATGGACCGGAGCTATCACCCTTTTCAACAGGGATGAAGATTGCAAATTAGCATGCCTACCTCCATCAACACGAGTACTACAGGTGCTTGGGGAAAATCTCTTCAGAGATTCAATCACACGGGGGGTGCAGTATTCATCTGCTGCAGCAAACCCGAGGTAGTTATATGATCCCAAGTTAAGGCATCTACTAATTTTTGCGGTCCGCCTGCACAAGATGCATTTGGTTGGTGCACTGGTCGAAAACTTCCACTTACTTACCATTTAACTTGCAACAGTTCATTCAATGAAAGTGCTAAATAGGAAGCTATAACCATGTGCATATCAAATGGAGCAAGAGAAAGAATCAGAACACAAAAGGAACAATCCTGAAAACTTTAAGCAAATTTACTACTCACTGCAGCGTCTTGTTGTTGTCCTTGGATACACGTTCAACCAAATCAACCCAAGAATCCGGAGGACTTGCTATTGGTCGTCCAAAACAATCCTATTACACAAGTATCAAAAGTAGTACTTCATTTGTCAGCATAAAGCATCACAAGCTAAAGGTCACATAAAAATTGGGTAGTTCACTGCATCCATTGTTAGTATAAAGGATAAATTAATGACAGCGAAAATAAATAGACCAAGGGTTAACTAGACCTTTATACCCTCTTCTCTACCATCCTCACCAGCCTTACATCGATGAAACTCCCTCCACATGTATATACAAAACCTACCATGCCATTTTAATCTTGACTACATTATCCCACCATCACTGGTTGTCAAAGTGACTTTCACAAGATTATAACAATAGCTTCGGttatttaaagaaaaacaagcCCTAAAGCATAATCACAAACTAACCTATCAGCTCTTTTGCATATGCTGAACAGTCAAAAAATATCTAGATATCGACCTCGTATGCAAAGTTCTCCCGAATCACTTTCCAACAGGAAAAAAATTCACTTACTACCAACGTAATCTTAGTAAGTTCGCAGTTGAATCCACATACGATTAATGCATCACTGACTATTataaatttcagtttcaacATGTCGCCAAATTAAAATGTTTATCACTgaattcttaattctccaatgaATCACTGCAGTAAATGCAACATTATCAACACATAaagaaaagaagacaaaaataaataaagacaaaatttcattttcctcAAATTTTACCTGAATCCGAAGATACAGCCGCCGAGTATAGAAATCCTCCAACCCTAGGCAGATCGGGGCATATCCCTAACCAAAAGGGTTCAATCAATAAATGCTCTCCCAAATCAATCACAAAATTAAAGAATTCACATACGTAAACACTAAAATCCATCCCAAAATAATAACATGCATTACAAAAATTTCGGCTACCTGAAGATTGCTGCCGAGCCACCAATCCGCAATTTTACGGAAAAAGTCACGAAATTGGCCGAAGACGAAGAGGAGGCCGTAGCTGAAGTAAGTTGTTAAGGCGGTCAGATACGGAATGGTAATCATTTTGGACCAGCAGTTAAGATCCGAGCTGATGGAGGAAGATCAACGGCGACCAGGACCGCCGCGGCGGAGGTGGAATAGGAGTAGGAGAAGGAGGAGATCAGAAGGGGCGGACCGGTGATTATCTTTAGGGATTATTTTGGCATGGTTTCAGAGATCTCCGATGAGAGAACAGCagaggagggagagagagagagagaagcaaAAGAGGAGGGAGAGGATTGGGTTTGACCAGTCCTCCCTTTCCTCCTTTcctgctgattttttttttttttttatggtttctctttttttaagGAGATatggaatgttttttttttttttttgccagttATCCTTGTGTTATTTTGCATTTACCCTTGTCGGATCCGTCGAACTTTCCAATGTTGGAAGAggaaatttcccttttttttgtctttttactTCAAGAGATAAATCCCCATacaaaattattttacttaCATAATGATTCAAAAccattttttaaactttttttgtcctttc encodes:
- the LOC113742335 gene encoding long chain base biosynthesis protein 2a, translated to MITIPYLTALTTYFSYGLLFVFGQFRDFFRKIADWWLGSNLQGYAPICLGLEDFYTRRLYLRIQDCFGRPIASPPDSWVDLVERVSKDNNKTLQRTAKISRCLNLGSYNYLGFAAADEYCTPRVIESLKRFSPSTCSTRVDGGTTTLHNELEEVVANFVGKPAAIVFGMGYVTNSAVLPALIGKGGLIISDSLNHNSIVNGARGSGATVRVFQHNMPDHLEKVLREQIAEGQPRTHRPWKKIMVLVEGIYSMEGELCKLPEIVAICKKYRAYVYLDEAHSIGAIGKTGRGVCELLGVDTADVDILMGTFTKSFGSCGGYIAGSKELIQYMKYSCPAHLYATSISPPAAQQIISAIRVILGEDGTSRGAQKLARIRENSNFFRSELQKMGFEVLGDNDSPVMPVMLYNPAKIPAFSRECLKNQVAVVTVAFPATPLLLARARICISASHTREDLIKALEVFSKVGDLIGIKYFPAEPDKQQQDDGRVKLE
- the LOC113741517 gene encoding uncharacterized protein: MAELNPLDGQINGGGGGGGGGGNGETMVGTATKRQRRPSVRLGDIGGDPPLAAYEHLHQQHRRASSKQQLQYQWKQQQKGSRLRNNETLAVDKNGISNSEDGIEGFVNEGEEGNEGDMDLDRVAIGSWKTFRDSSMKSKRGRGGSIRKRVRSNWVSSKVDESGKLLTSGGEGEGDGEEGFHLDNDDGMDRDFARENSDEEVDRNESPIRSFENNDADIDVDRERGFLKVGEKNRRVTTRVSDEMEGPSDSVERNGVKAWLNQLGLGRYAPVFEIHEVDDEVLPMLTLEDLKDMGINAVGTRRKMYCSIQKLNKGFS